In one Umezawaea sp. Da 62-37 genomic region, the following are encoded:
- a CDS encoding class I SAM-dependent methyltransferase, with the protein MTDRDRLRGIFGEDAELYDRCRPGYPPEVVADLASLAGPGARVLEIGCGTGQATLPMARLGWAVTAVELDANMAAVARRNVPEADVVVSAFEDWGPPATPFDLVVAATAFHWVDPEVRVVKAADVLRPGGSLVVVSTHHVLGGTVPFFAAAQRCYERFDPATPPDLRLEPSSAIPEDSAEFDGSGRFGPVSFRRHEWELTYTAAEYLDLLSTYSGHRALPPDAREGLFRSIASLIDDDHGGRITKRFMTQLAITARGSR; encoded by the coding sequence ATGACCGACCGGGACCGGCTGCGCGGGATCTTCGGCGAGGACGCCGAGCTGTACGACCGGTGCAGGCCGGGGTACCCGCCGGAGGTGGTCGCCGACCTCGCCTCCCTCGCGGGCCCCGGCGCGCGCGTGCTCGAGATCGGCTGCGGCACCGGGCAGGCGACGCTGCCGATGGCCCGCCTGGGCTGGGCGGTCACGGCGGTGGAGCTGGACGCGAACATGGCGGCCGTGGCCCGTCGCAACGTCCCCGAGGCCGACGTCGTCGTCTCGGCGTTCGAGGACTGGGGGCCGCCCGCGACGCCGTTCGACCTCGTCGTGGCGGCGACGGCGTTCCACTGGGTCGACCCGGAGGTGCGGGTCGTGAAGGCCGCGGACGTGCTGCGGCCGGGCGGCTCGCTCGTCGTCGTCTCCACGCACCACGTGCTGGGCGGCACCGTGCCGTTCTTCGCCGCGGCCCAGCGCTGCTACGAGCGGTTCGACCCGGCGACCCCGCCGGATCTCCGGCTGGAGCCGTCGTCGGCGATCCCGGAGGACTCCGCCGAGTTCGACGGGTCGGGGCGGTTCGGGCCGGTGTCGTTCCGGCGCCACGAGTGGGAGCTGACCTACACCGCTGCCGAATACCTGGACCTGCTGTCCACGTATTCCGGGCATCGGGCGCTGCCGCCCGATGCCCGTGAAGGCCTGTTCCGCAGCATCGCGAGCCTGATCGACGACGACCACGGGGGTCGGATCACCAAGCGGTTCATGACCCAGCTGGCGATCACCGCGCGAGGAAGCCGCTGA
- a CDS encoding universal stress protein: MDVVVWVVEGTWRACVRAARTLTPPDANLVLLHVTAPDVPGAAHGAFAGLLGRGHPEHDPGDQVEELAEAAAEHLLRVAAEELGRPATTVNRHGRAEGEVIAAVDGADLLIVARDGDRSRLGPKSLGPATRFVVDHVPCPVLLVWPEQAPDLTSIPPPPPHR; encoded by the coding sequence GTGGACGTCGTCGTCTGGGTGGTCGAGGGGACCTGGCGCGCGTGCGTGCGAGCCGCGCGCACGCTGACCCCGCCCGATGCGAACCTGGTCCTGCTGCACGTCACCGCGCCCGACGTGCCCGGCGCCGCGCACGGGGCGTTCGCCGGGCTGCTGGGCCGCGGCCACCCGGAGCACGACCCCGGCGACCAGGTCGAGGAACTGGCCGAGGCGGCGGCCGAACACCTGCTGCGCGTCGCGGCGGAGGAACTGGGCCGTCCCGCGACGACGGTGAACCGCCACGGCCGCGCGGAGGGGGAGGTGATCGCCGCGGTGGACGGCGCTGACCTGCTGATCGTCGCCCGCGACGGCGACCGCTCCCGGCTGGGGCCGAAGAGCCTCGGCCCGGCGACCCGGTTCGTCGTCGACCACGTGCCGTGCCCGGTGCTGCTCGTGTGGCCGGAACAGGCGCCCGACCTCACGTCGATCCCGCCGCCGCCACCGCACCGGTAA
- a CDS encoding SLC13 family permease, whose protein sequence is MSVVLLVAVLAFAVIRPRGLPEAVAAVPAAGIVLATGAIPWSHAVAEVERLAPVVGFLAAVLVLARLCADEGLFEAAGSLMARLCSGSPKRLLGAVFGVAAAITAVLSLDATVVLLTPVVFATASRLGARPKPHVYACTHLANSASLLLPVSNLTNLLAFTAAGISFTAFAGLMALPWLAAIAVEYVVFRFFFASDLAAGADGQPMPAPERKAPAFVLVVLGLTLVGFAVTSPLGVDPAWAAFGGALVLGVRALVRRTTKPVALVGATSVPFLIFVLALGIVVRAVVDNGLSSAVGHLVPTGGTLPALLGLAAVAAVLANLINNLPAVLVLLPLAASGGTGAVLAVLIGVNIGPNLTYVGSLATLLWRRILHQHDTRADLAEFTKLGLLTVPVSLVLAVLGLWAGLTVIGG, encoded by the coding sequence GTGTCCGTGGTGCTGCTGGTCGCGGTGCTGGCGTTCGCCGTGATCCGGCCGCGCGGTCTGCCGGAGGCGGTGGCCGCCGTGCCCGCCGCCGGGATCGTGCTGGCGACGGGCGCGATCCCGTGGTCGCACGCGGTCGCCGAAGTCGAGCGGCTGGCGCCGGTCGTCGGGTTCCTGGCCGCGGTGCTGGTGCTGGCGCGGCTGTGCGCGGACGAAGGGCTGTTCGAGGCGGCCGGGTCGCTGATGGCCAGGTTGTGCTCGGGCAGCCCGAAGCGGTTGCTGGGAGCGGTGTTCGGGGTCGCGGCGGCCATCACGGCGGTGCTGAGCCTGGACGCCACGGTGGTGCTGCTGACGCCGGTGGTGTTCGCGACCGCGTCCCGGCTGGGCGCTCGGCCCAAGCCGCACGTGTACGCGTGCACGCACCTGGCGAACTCCGCGTCGCTGCTGCTACCGGTGTCCAACCTGACGAACCTGCTGGCGTTCACCGCCGCGGGCATCTCGTTCACCGCGTTCGCCGGGCTGATGGCGCTGCCGTGGCTGGCCGCGATCGCCGTCGAGTACGTCGTGTTCCGGTTCTTCTTCGCCTCCGACCTGGCGGCGGGTGCCGACGGGCAGCCGATGCCCGCGCCGGAGCGGAAGGCGCCCGCGTTCGTGCTGGTCGTGCTCGGACTGACGCTGGTCGGGTTCGCGGTCACGTCACCGCTGGGCGTCGACCCGGCGTGGGCGGCGTTCGGAGGCGCCCTGGTGCTGGGCGTGCGCGCGCTGGTGCGCCGGACGACCAAGCCCGTCGCGCTGGTGGGGGCGACGAGCGTCCCGTTCCTGATTTTCGTGCTGGCACTGGGGATCGTGGTCAGGGCGGTCGTCGACAACGGCCTGTCCTCGGCGGTCGGCCACCTCGTCCCGACCGGCGGCACCCTGCCCGCGCTGCTGGGCCTCGCCGCGGTCGCCGCCGTGCTGGCCAACCTGATCAACAACCTGCCCGCCGTGCTGGTGCTGCTCCCGCTGGCGGCCTCCGGCGGCACGGGCGCGGTGCTGGCCGTCCTCATCGGCGTCAACATCGGGCCGAACCTCACCTACGTGGGATCGCTGGCGACCCTGCTGTGGCGCCGGATCCTGCACCAGCACGACACCCGCGCGGACCTCGCCGAGTTCACGAAGCTCGGCCTGCTCACCGTGCCGGTGTCGCTCGTGCTCGCCGTCCTGGGACTCTGGGCGGGCCTGACCGTGATCGGAGGCTGA
- a CDS encoding SDR family oxidoreductase, whose amino-acid sequence MDLAGRTALVTGANRGLGRHFAEQLLRRGATVYAGARDPESVDLPGVIPIRLDVTDPESVAEAARTASGVSLLINNAGSSTGASVTGGPLDDIRLEMETHYFGTLAVTRAFAPQLAEQGGGAVLNVLSVLSWFTAPGVSAYAAAKSAAWSLTSAQRLELAGQGTQVTALHVGYMDTDMASHVSSPKNDPAAVARLALDGLAAGEVEILVDDLSRTVRERLAGGVAALYPRSA is encoded by the coding sequence ATGGACCTCGCAGGCCGCACCGCTCTCGTCACCGGCGCCAACCGCGGCCTCGGCAGGCACTTCGCCGAGCAGCTGCTCCGGCGCGGGGCCACCGTCTACGCCGGAGCGCGCGACCCGGAGAGCGTCGACCTCCCCGGCGTGATCCCGATCCGGCTCGACGTCACCGACCCCGAGTCGGTCGCCGAGGCCGCTCGCACGGCGTCCGGCGTGTCGTTGCTGATCAACAACGCGGGCTCGTCCACCGGCGCGTCGGTGACCGGGGGTCCGCTCGACGACATCCGGCTGGAGATGGAGACGCACTACTTCGGCACGCTGGCGGTGACGAGGGCGTTCGCGCCGCAACTGGCCGAGCAGGGTGGTGGGGCCGTGCTGAACGTGCTGTCGGTGCTGTCGTGGTTCACCGCGCCGGGGGTCAGCGCGTACGCCGCCGCCAAGTCGGCCGCGTGGTCGCTCACCAGCGCCCAGCGCCTGGAGCTGGCCGGTCAGGGCACGCAGGTCACCGCGCTGCACGTGGGCTACATGGACACCGACATGGCCAGCCACGTCAGTTCGCCCAAGAACGACCCGGCCGCGGTCGCGCGACTGGCCCTCGACGGGCTCGCCGCGGGTGAGGTGGAGATCCTGGTCGACGACCTGAGCCGCACCGTCCGGGAGCGCCTGGCCGGTGGGGTCGCCGCGCTCTACCCGCGGTCCGCCTGA
- a CDS encoding helix-turn-helix domain-containing protein — MAAPKLMDSTCSIARSLGVLGERWTFLILREALTGTTRFAQFRDVLGIAPDVLTARLTTLVEYGVLTREPYQEPGSRPRDAYHLTDAGRELDVVLGALQQWGDRHLPRAEGPTVERRTRTDDRPVHVGYVDGSGHEVDPSDVVAHRTAAYPAG; from the coding sequence ATGGCCGCCCCGAAGCTCATGGACTCCACCTGCTCCATCGCCCGCAGCCTCGGCGTGCTGGGCGAACGGTGGACGTTCCTGATCCTGCGCGAGGCGCTGACGGGCACGACCAGGTTCGCCCAGTTCCGCGACGTGCTCGGCATCGCTCCCGACGTCCTCACCGCCAGGCTGACGACGCTCGTCGAGTACGGCGTGCTCACCCGCGAGCCCTACCAGGAGCCGGGCAGCAGGCCGCGCGACGCCTACCACCTCACCGACGCGGGCCGCGAGCTCGACGTCGTCCTCGGCGCGCTCCAGCAGTGGGGCGACCGCCACCTCCCCCGCGCCGAAGGCCCCACGGTCGAGCGCCGGACCCGCACCGACGACCGCCCCGTGCACGTCGGTTACGTCGACGGGTCCGGCCACGAGGTCGACCCCTCCGACGTCGTCGCACACCGCACGGCGGCCTATCCCGCCGGTTAG
- a CDS encoding BTAD domain-containing putative transcriptional regulator: MAEVDPGRALPVRFTVLGPVRAWRGDVEIDLGAPQQRLVFTFLLAAGGRPVVLGELVDLMWDENAPSSAVNVVHRSVGLLRRMLEPGLPPRASGRWLLRKAGGYQLEVDEVSLDLLAFRALAAEAGRLAALGAHAAAVPKYAEAFALWHGRCADGLDAGTRAAVLFAGIDQERLALAKEAAESARHAGMAEDLLPALRAVADQARLDEALQAEVMLLLAAAGHQAEALGVYQAVRAHLSGELGIGPGPELRAAQQRVLAQQASSVPPPVGTPGAAVRLRPAQLPADLPAFTGRRAVLADLEALLPADRVSSGSTVICAIDGMPGTGKTTLAVHLAHRMADRYPDGQLYVNLRGFDLSGAAMDPAEALRGLLGALDVLPTRMPSTVDEQVGLYRSLTAGKRMLVVLDNARDANQVRPLLPGSASCLVIVASRDRLTGLAATDGAHLVSLNVLSPEEARENLVRRIGAERIAAEPHAVDDVVRFCAGLPLALSLVAARAAAHPDFPLSAIADELKDTEGSLDAFGDGSSGDVRTVFSWSYRTLGDQAARLFRLLSLHLGPDISLAAAASLLGTGAREVRALLIELIRGRLVTEHSPRRFAAHDLIGVYAAELSRELDSDADRAAALDRLFDHYRHTAHRANLMLKPRLRFDPPPGPGPGATPEAIEDDKHASRWFAAEHQVLMAAVRYAAENGRPVDARELALTMQQHLQFQGLWHEWDATMSVVAASAEGEGDEKGLAFALRSLAGARHYLGRPDDAVALLDRAWELLGDLGLHYEQAHVLSGLGSIHGRQHRYAESAAHHASAFTLYSAAEDQQGQANSLQGIAWARSQLGAHPEAVALARKAMSLFRDLDDSNGEANCWVVLADSHRLRGQFEKAVAYRQRAIELFRRANIPVYEAEELMELGDTFLEAGDRAGARTAWLRALAILEQLRLPAVRLVSDRLLRIELDEYGSGERADYRHSG, encoded by the coding sequence GTGGCGGAAGTGGACCCCGGTCGCGCGTTACCGGTTCGCTTCACCGTGCTGGGCCCGGTCCGGGCGTGGCGGGGCGATGTCGAGATCGACCTCGGCGCGCCCCAGCAGCGGCTGGTGTTCACCTTCCTGCTCGCCGCTGGTGGTCGGCCGGTCGTCCTGGGGGAGCTCGTCGACCTGATGTGGGACGAGAACGCCCCCTCCAGCGCCGTCAACGTCGTCCACCGCTCCGTCGGCCTGCTCCGCCGGATGCTGGAGCCCGGCCTGCCGCCGAGGGCGTCGGGCCGGTGGCTGCTCCGCAAGGCGGGCGGTTACCAGCTCGAAGTCGACGAGGTGTCGCTCGACCTGCTCGCCTTCCGCGCGCTGGCCGCCGAGGCCGGGAGGCTCGCCGCCCTGGGCGCGCACGCCGCGGCGGTGCCGAAGTACGCCGAGGCGTTCGCGCTGTGGCACGGCCGGTGCGCGGACGGGCTGGACGCGGGCACGCGGGCCGCGGTGCTGTTCGCCGGGATCGACCAGGAACGCCTGGCGCTCGCCAAGGAGGCCGCCGAGTCCGCGCGGCACGCCGGCATGGCGGAGGACCTGCTGCCGGCGTTGCGCGCGGTCGCCGACCAGGCCCGGCTCGACGAGGCGTTGCAGGCCGAGGTGATGCTGCTGCTCGCGGCCGCGGGTCACCAGGCCGAGGCGCTGGGCGTCTACCAGGCGGTGCGCGCGCACCTGTCGGGCGAACTGGGCATCGGGCCCGGCCCGGAGCTGCGGGCGGCCCAGCAGCGGGTGCTGGCCCAACAGGCGTCGTCGGTCCCGCCCCCGGTGGGGACGCCGGGAGCGGCGGTCCGGCTCCGGCCCGCGCAGCTGCCCGCGGACCTGCCCGCGTTCACCGGACGCCGGGCGGTGCTGGCCGACTTGGAGGCCCTGCTGCCCGCCGACCGGGTCTCCTCCGGGTCCACCGTCATCTGCGCGATCGACGGCATGCCGGGTACCGGGAAGACCACGCTGGCCGTGCACCTCGCGCACCGGATGGCGGACCGCTACCCCGACGGGCAGCTCTACGTGAACCTGCGCGGGTTCGACCTCAGCGGCGCGGCGATGGACCCGGCCGAGGCCCTGCGCGGGCTGCTCGGGGCGCTCGACGTGCTGCCGACCAGGATGCCGTCCACTGTGGACGAACAGGTCGGCCTCTACCGCAGCCTCACGGCGGGCAAGCGGATGCTCGTCGTGCTGGACAACGCGCGCGACGCGAACCAGGTGCGCCCGCTGCTGCCGGGTTCGGCGAGCTGCCTGGTGATCGTCGCCAGTCGCGACCGGTTGACCGGTCTGGCGGCGACCGACGGCGCGCACCTGGTGTCGCTCAACGTGCTGTCGCCGGAGGAGGCGCGGGAGAACTTGGTCCGGCGGATCGGGGCCGAGCGGATCGCGGCCGAACCGCACGCCGTCGACGACGTGGTCAGGTTCTGCGCCGGGCTGCCGCTCGCGCTCAGCCTCGTCGCGGCGCGGGCCGCCGCGCATCCGGACTTCCCGTTGAGCGCGATCGCCGACGAGCTGAAGGACACCGAGGGCAGCCTGGACGCGTTCGGCGACGGCAGCAGCGGTGACGTGCGGACGGTGTTCTCCTGGTCCTACCGGACGCTCGGCGACCAGGCGGCGCGGCTGTTCCGGCTGCTGTCGCTGCACCTCGGCCCGGACATCTCGCTCGCTGCGGCCGCCAGCCTGCTCGGCACCGGCGCCAGGGAGGTGCGGGCGCTGCTGATCGAGCTGATCCGCGGCCGCCTGGTCACCGAGCACTCGCCGCGCCGGTTCGCCGCGCACGACCTGATCGGTGTCTACGCCGCCGAGCTGAGCCGGGAACTGGACTCCGACGCCGACCGCGCGGCCGCGCTCGACCGGCTGTTCGACCACTACCGGCACACCGCCCACCGGGCCAACCTGATGCTCAAGCCCAGGCTGCGGTTCGACCCGCCGCCGGGGCCGGGGCCCGGCGCGACGCCGGAGGCCATCGAGGACGACAAGCACGCGTCGCGGTGGTTCGCCGCCGAGCACCAGGTGCTCATGGCCGCCGTCCGGTACGCCGCGGAGAACGGGCGGCCGGTCGACGCCAGGGAACTCGCCCTGACGATGCAGCAGCACCTCCAGTTCCAGGGGCTGTGGCACGAGTGGGACGCGACCATGTCCGTGGTGGCGGCCTCGGCGGAGGGCGAGGGCGACGAGAAGGGGCTGGCGTTCGCGCTGCGGAGCCTCGCCGGGGCGCGCCACTACCTCGGTCGTCCCGACGACGCCGTCGCCCTGCTCGACCGGGCGTGGGAACTGCTGGGCGACCTCGGCCTGCACTACGAGCAGGCGCACGTGCTGAGCGGCCTCGGCTCGATCCACGGCAGGCAGCACCGCTACGCGGAGTCCGCCGCGCACCACGCCAGCGCGTTCACCCTGTACTCGGCGGCCGAGGATCAGCAGGGGCAGGCGAACTCGTTGCAGGGCATCGCGTGGGCGCGCAGCCAGCTGGGCGCCCACCCCGAGGCGGTCGCGTTGGCGCGCAAGGCGATGAGCCTGTTCCGCGACCTCGACGACAGCAACGGCGAGGCCAACTGCTGGGTCGTGCTCGCGGACTCGCACCGGTTGCGCGGCCAGTTCGAGAAGGCCGTCGCCTACCGGCAGCGGGCCATCGAGCTGTTCCGCCGGGCGAACATCCCGGTGTACGAGGCCGAGGAGCTGATGGAACTCGGCGACACGTTCCTGGAGGCGGGGGACAGGGCGGGCGCGCGCACGGCGTGGCTGCGCGCGCTGGCGATCCTGGAGCAGCTCCGGCTGCCCGCTGTGCGGCTGGTGTCCGACCGGCTGCTCCGGATCGAACTCGACGAGTACGGGTCGGGGGAGCGGGCGGACTACCGGCACAGCGGCTGA
- a CDS encoding STAS domain-containing protein has protein sequence MRTVPEQDYDAEGPRLRVHHRVVDGAVVVVASGDVDMNTIADLEEQLAAALSPEAPVVADLTGVTFLDSTGLSALVRCHERAVRDGGSLRLVAATRAVSRPLRLTGLDRLLDVRPTLEAALEG, from the coding sequence ATGCGCACGGTCCCAGAGCAGGACTACGACGCGGAAGGTCCGCGGCTGCGTGTGCACCACCGGGTCGTGGACGGCGCGGTGGTGGTCGTGGCTTCGGGTGATGTCGACATGAACACGATCGCGGACCTCGAGGAACAGCTGGCCGCGGCGCTGTCGCCGGAGGCGCCGGTGGTCGCCGACCTGACCGGGGTGACCTTCCTCGACTCCACGGGGCTGAGCGCGCTGGTGCGCTGCCACGAGCGCGCGGTCCGCGACGGCGGCTCGCTGCGGCTCGTCGCGGCGACCCGCGCGGTCTCCCGGCCGCTGCGGCTCACCGGGCTCGACCGCCTCCTGGACGTGCGCCCCACCCTGGAGGCCGCGCTGGAGGGCTGA
- a CDS encoding MerR family transcriptional regulator, translating into MVPPSTRSAGTPADRFDDDDYPAYSMGRAAEILDVTQVFLRALDNAELITPQRSEGGHRRYSRYQLRIAARARELVDQGTAVDAACRIIILEDQLTEALRINEELKRAGDDEGAR; encoded by the coding sequence ATGGTTCCGCCGAGCACCAGGTCGGCGGGCACACCGGCCGACCGGTTCGACGACGACGACTACCCGGCCTACAGCATGGGGAGGGCCGCCGAGATCCTCGACGTGACGCAGGTGTTCCTGCGCGCCCTCGACAACGCGGAGCTGATCACCCCGCAGCGGTCCGAGGGCGGCCACCGCCGCTACTCCCGCTACCAGCTCCGCATCGCGGCCAGGGCGCGGGAACTGGTCGACCAGGGCACGGCGGTGGACGCGGCGTGCCGGATCATCATCCTGGAAGACCAGCTCACCGAGGCCCTGCGCATCAACGAGGAGCTGAAGCGGGCCGGGGACGACGAAGGCGCGCGCTGA
- a CDS encoding response regulator: MTVPVDSAIDVLLVEDDEGDVLITVEAFERHKVVNRLHAVRDGVEALAFLRREGANTAAPRPDLILLDLNLPRMGGHELLAVLKTDEDLRRIPVVVLTTSGADEDVLRSYQLHANAYVTKPVDFDAFVTAIRQIDDFFITVVARPS; the protein is encoded by the coding sequence GTGACCGTGCCCGTGGACAGCGCAATCGACGTGCTGCTCGTCGAGGACGACGAAGGGGACGTGCTCATCACGGTGGAGGCGTTCGAGCGCCACAAGGTCGTCAACCGGCTGCACGCGGTGCGCGACGGCGTCGAGGCGCTGGCCTTCCTGCGCCGCGAGGGCGCGAACACCGCCGCGCCGCGCCCCGACCTGATCCTGCTGGACCTGAACCTCCCCCGGATGGGCGGTCACGAACTGCTGGCGGTGCTCAAGACCGACGAGGACCTCCGGCGCATTCCCGTCGTCGTGCTGACGACCTCCGGGGCCGACGAGGACGTGTTGCGCAGCTACCAGCTGCACGCGAACGCCTACGTGACCAAACCCGTGGACTTCGACGCGTTCGTCACCGCCATCCGGCAGATCGACGACTTCTTCATCACGGTCGTCGCCCGACCGAGCTGA
- a CDS encoding cellulose binding domain-containing protein → MGSLAAAGAAVLVNAADAAPGAGALTGLNTSAANRRAPVSGLYDWSRAGYRGGADLPGAGETNPGAACQITAAELAGQFGVRPDDGVDDSTGLQSAIDTIKSTCSPTASYTKLSLITLPAGELGVSRELHVDADYLIVRGAGKSATRIVYQPDATTLYDTLTEDGSDWDEDGMTSGEGKGGWLWPGRGLFRVQSRAVHPAYASAYAAAPANRKDIFEGTVNAHWKSGLKLRAKPGETAYSARQGDKVVHLASGADLTNVVVGGFVNIRAANSVKFYEQQKATGTGFPLLNMHMRAQIFTIAAVDSANRTITVDKPLEYDVPITSTSDGSAPIDGAVYDSKAAPLVDPVVGVGFEDFGFTQAMPGLDQAQSVDDYGNMTPAAEMHGIVFKWAANSWVRGVKAEMTGSHPIVTEEAKNLQIVDNELDGAWNKGKGGNGYFRGSRVWDSLYAGNTSRNLRHFTFQWSASGNVVLGNDFDSDLNLHGGWERNNLFELNTVRVSYAHRSANCRANCGEEGGGGPDNSNWFPVWWAAGQKAVKWSGASGPRNVFFNNTMTKQTATGGPFNAYLPDHTKVYQFGWNGTGYQHLDIAGTPIADWATNEQRDYTGGHGVDATRSDTAASLFLSSVGTGPTTTTTTSTTTTTTTTPPSGACVTAKITRTSVWSSGYGADVAVTNGCATATTGWTVEFDLPAGTTVSSSWSSVRTQTGQHYRFTNVGFNGAVKPGATTTFGFNAAGAGLPSGCTVNGTTCGGTR, encoded by the coding sequence GTGGGCTCGCTCGCCGCGGCGGGCGCCGCCGTGCTGGTGAACGCCGCCGACGCGGCGCCCGGCGCGGGCGCGCTCACCGGTCTGAACACGTCCGCCGCCAACCGCCGCGCCCCCGTGAGCGGCCTGTACGACTGGAGCAGGGCGGGGTACCGCGGCGGCGCGGACCTGCCTGGCGCGGGTGAGACGAATCCCGGCGCGGCCTGCCAGATCACCGCCGCCGAGCTGGCGGGCCAGTTCGGCGTGCGCCCCGACGACGGCGTGGACGACTCGACCGGGCTCCAGTCGGCCATCGACACGATCAAGTCCACCTGCTCCCCCACCGCAAGCTACACGAAGCTGAGTCTGATCACGTTGCCCGCGGGCGAACTGGGCGTCTCGCGCGAGCTGCACGTCGACGCCGACTACCTGATCGTCCGCGGCGCCGGGAAGTCGGCGACCAGGATCGTCTACCAGCCGGACGCGACCACCCTGTACGACACCCTCACCGAGGACGGCTCGGACTGGGACGAGGACGGGATGACCAGCGGGGAGGGCAAGGGCGGCTGGCTGTGGCCGGGTCGCGGCCTGTTCCGCGTGCAGTCCCGCGCCGTGCACCCGGCCTACGCGAGCGCGTACGCCGCGGCCCCGGCCAACCGCAAGGACATCTTCGAGGGCACGGTCAACGCGCACTGGAAGTCCGGGCTCAAGCTGCGGGCGAAACCGGGCGAGACCGCGTACTCCGCGCGGCAGGGCGACAAGGTCGTGCACCTGGCCTCCGGGGCGGACCTGACCAACGTGGTCGTGGGCGGATTCGTCAACATCCGCGCGGCCAACTCCGTCAAGTTCTACGAGCAGCAGAAGGCGACCGGCACCGGGTTCCCGTTGCTGAACATGCACATGCGCGCGCAGATCTTCACGATCGCCGCCGTCGACAGCGCCAACCGCACCATCACGGTCGACAAGCCGCTGGAGTACGACGTCCCGATCACCTCCACCTCCGACGGCTCGGCGCCGATCGACGGCGCGGTCTACGACTCCAAGGCCGCCCCGCTGGTCGACCCGGTCGTCGGCGTCGGGTTCGAGGACTTCGGCTTCACCCAGGCGATGCCGGGCCTGGACCAGGCCCAGTCCGTCGACGACTACGGCAACATGACGCCCGCCGCCGAGATGCACGGCATCGTCTTCAAGTGGGCGGCGAACTCCTGGGTGCGCGGCGTGAAGGCCGAGATGACCGGGTCGCACCCGATCGTCACCGAGGAGGCCAAGAACCTCCAGATCGTGGACAACGAGCTGGACGGGGCGTGGAACAAGGGCAAGGGCGGCAACGGGTACTTCCGCGGCTCGCGGGTGTGGGACTCGCTCTACGCGGGCAACACCTCCCGCAACCTGCGGCACTTCACGTTCCAGTGGTCGGCGTCGGGCAACGTCGTGCTCGGCAACGACTTCGACTCCGACCTGAACCTGCACGGCGGGTGGGAGCGCAACAACCTGTTCGAGCTCAACACCGTGCGCGTCTCCTACGCGCACCGGTCCGCGAACTGCCGCGCCAACTGCGGTGAGGAGGGCGGCGGCGGTCCCGACAACTCGAACTGGTTCCCGGTCTGGTGGGCCGCGGGGCAGAAGGCGGTCAAGTGGTCCGGCGCCTCGGGGCCGCGCAACGTGTTCTTCAACAACACCATGACCAAGCAGACCGCGACCGGCGGCCCGTTCAACGCCTACCTGCCCGACCACACCAAGGTCTACCAGTTCGGCTGGAACGGGACCGGCTACCAGCACCTCGACATCGCGGGCACGCCCATCGCGGACTGGGCGACCAACGAGCAGCGCGACTACACCGGCGGGCACGGCGTGGACGCGACCAGGTCCGACACCGCGGCGTCGCTGTTCCTGAGTTCGGTGGGCACCGGTCCGACGACGACCACCACCACGTCTACGACAACCACAACCACAACCACGCCGCCGTCGGGCGCCTGCGTGACCGCCAAGATCACCCGGACCTCGGTGTGGAGCAGCGGTTACGGCGCCGACGTGGCCGTCACCAACGGCTGCGCCACCGCGACCACGGGCTGGACGGTCGAGTTCGACCTGCCCGCGGGCACGACGGTCAGCAGCTCGTGGAGTTCAGTGCGCACCCAGACCGGCCAGCACTACCGGTTCACCAACGTCGGCTTCAACGGCGCGGTCAAACCCGGCGCCACCACCACGTTCGGCTTCAACGCGGCAGGCGCCGGCCTGCCGTCCGGCTGCACAGTCAACGGCACCACCTGCGGAGGAACGCGATGA